Below is a window of Bacteroidota bacterium DNA.
ATGCATAAGCTGATGTCTGAGTCCTGAACGTGCGTACTGAGAAATCCACTTCTTTATACTTGCATGACTTATCCCATAGCGCCTCCCTAGAGCACTCAAGGATGCACCAGACTCATATTCTCCCACTAGATGTTTCTTGAATGATATACTATAGCGCTTTATTACTCGTTTTTCCATGGTTTACTTCCTTTGCTGTAAACCTATAGCAGGACGAGACAGTGAGGAAAACAAACCTTCGAAATTCAGAGTTCCTTGATCGTTATTCGATATTCAAGAGATTGCGCTCCTTCGAAAGCCCGGGATGACAGGTGCAAAACGGGTTGCTATCCCTTAACCGACATTCAACAACGCCATGATTTCAGCCCTATCCATCCGGCGCACGCCCGAACGCATCGTTTGCCTCACTGAAGAGCCAACTGAAATTCTCTACCTGCTTGGGGAAGCGGAGCGTATTGTGGGCATCACGGCGTACACGGAGCGGCCGGCGCATGCAAAAAAAGAGAAACCGGTCGTATCTGCATTTGTTGGCGGCAGCGTCGAGCGGATCAAGGCGCTGAAGCCCGATCTTGTCATTGGATTTTCAGATGTTCAGGCAGACTATGCCAACAAGCTCATCAAGGAAAACCTACAGGTTGTCATTTTCAATCAGCGGTCTATCGCCGAAATTTTACAGGTCATTCTGATGATTGGCCGGCTCGTGGGGGCAAATGACCGCGCAGAAGCCCTCGTAGACACGTATGTCGCGCGTATCAACACATTCAAGGCCAATACGCCGGCAGTAAGACCGCGGGTGTATTTTGAAGAATGGGACGATCCGAAGATTTCAGCCATTCAGTGGGTTAGCGAGCTCATTTCGCTCGCCGGCGGTGAAAATATTTTTGCAAACCGGGCAGCCGGCGCCGCCTCCGCAGCCCGGCATGTCACCTCCCAAGAAGTTATTGCAGCCAATCCAGATCTCTTTATTGGCTGCTGGTGCGGTAAAAAGCTGGATCACGACGCAGTATATGCGCGCCCCGGCTGGCAAAACATTGCAGCTATTCAGAACAAACAAGTGCACGAAATGGACCCGGCCATCATCCTGCAACCCGGGCCGGCATGCCTCACAGATGGGCTGGATGCCCTTGCCTCACTTATCGCCGGGGCTACACCCGAATCATCCTAAAACCAATTGCCAAAAATCCGGCACTCCTTTTGTTCGCATTCCAAACTTCAGATATTCTGGAATGATAAACTGATGTTCTATTCATGTTGCAGGAAAACGCTATCCAACCCATGCTACAACAACTGTTACCGATCTCAACGCGGGACCAAACATCATCCCGTTTCTCACATAAACCCTCTTTCTTTAAAACAAGCCTTTTTAGTGCATTATTTGCGCTTGCGCTGAGCACAGGATTCACAACCAGTGCCCAGGCACAATCTGCTAAAGGACTTGACAACAACCGACAAGACCGCATCCATGCCAGTTGTGACGGTGTTTTTGTCGAGCAGAACGGCCTCGTAATCATGGAGGTAGAATCTGCTCCCGTATCTGACGATTGGACGTTTCGTACCGACCTCACTGGCTATACCGGCACCGGCTATTACGAATGGAAATACGACAACCCCAACAACGTTATTGATAGCGCAGGTGGTGGTATTCTAACGTATCCCATTCAGATTACCCAAACGGGCGTGTATCGCTTTCTGTATAGAACAGCTGCACCACACCCTACAGAGCATAATGACGCCTTTATTCGATTCCGCGACAACGAAGTTGAAGCCCGCACCGAGGGCGGCGACGTAATCGACCTCGGCCAGGATACCTGGTTTAAAGTATACCAGGGCAGAGGCAATGATGAGTGGAACTACGCGGCGCATACCGAAGACGGACCTCACCAGGTGTACGCACTGATTGATACACCGGGCACGTACCGCCTGGAAGTATCCGGACGCTCAACGCTGTTCAAAATGGACCGCATGTCGCTCTACCATTTTGATACCGTCAGCTACGGTGTTGCAACCAACATCAGCACGGGCGAATCGCAATGCCTGCTGCCTGTTGAATTGACTTCGTTCTCAGGTCTTGTAGACGGAGATGCTGTGGCGCTTTCATGGACAACTGCAAGTGAACTGAACAACGCCGGCTTCGACGTAGAATTTTCAACTGCAGCTGATGGCGAATTCAGCAAAGTGGGTTTTGTCCCTGGAAACGGTGTTTCTGAAGAAGACATTAGCTACCAGTTCCGCCACACCTTCGCCGGTTTCGAAGGACAAACGGCATACTACCGCCTCAAGCAGGTAGATTTTGATGGTGCTTTTGAATATTCAGACGTGGTTGCGGTAAACCTGCCGGTTGCCTCAGCAACACGCCTGCATCCGGCTTACCCAAATCCGTTTAATCCGACAACAACCATTGCCTTTACGCTACCGATTGAAAGCGAAATCAAGCTTACGGTATACGACGCGATGGGACGGCAAGTCAAAGAATTGTTCAGCGGCACGCTGCCGGCTGGCTACCATACGCAGGCCTTCCAGGCCAACGACCTCGCTAACGGCACTTACATGTATCGGTTGGAAACGGGCGCGCAAGTCCTGACCGGGTCCGTCCTCCTTCTGAAATAGGTTTAAAGTTGAAGGTTGAAGGTGGGCACATCCTGCTTTCAACCTTTAACCTTCAACCGAAATGTACGGTTGGCCTTTATTGATGCTTCGTGAGATAACTAATCGCTGGATCTCCGAGGTACCCTCATAAATCTGTGTGATTTTGGCGTCGCGCATCAGGCGCTCAACGTGGTACTCTTTTACAAATCCGTATCCGCCGTGAACCTGAACTGCCTCCACTGTGGCAGCCATGGCTACTTCTGATGCATACACCTTGGCCATAGCAGCGGCGCGATTATACGATTTACCCTGATCTTTTAGCCATGCAGCGCGATAGACCATCATGCGCGCAGCTTCTATTTGCGTGGCCATGTCGGCCAATTTGAAAGCAATCGCCTGGTGCTTGATAATCGATTTACCAAAAGCTTCGCGCTCTTTCGCGTAAGCCAGCGACAGTTCATACGCGCCGGCGGCAATGCCAACGGCCTGTGCAGCAATCCCGATGCGTCCCACATCCAGGGTTTGCATGGCGTGGGTAAAGCCAAATCCATCTTCGCCAATACGGTTGGCTTTCGGGACTTTCACATCTTTAAACATCACCGACGACGTATCTGACGAGCGAATGCCCAGCTTGTCTTCTTTGGGCCCGGTTGATACCCCTTCCCAGTCGGCCTCAACAATAAATGCGTTTACGCCGCGGTGCTTCTTCTCCGGATAGGTCTGCGCCATCACGATGTAAACACCGGCTTTCTTCCCGTTGGTAATCCAGTTTTTCACGCCATTAAGCAAGTAGTAATCGCCGTGGTCTTCTGCTTTTGTGTGTTGCTGTGTTGCGTCGCTGCCGGCTTCGGGCTCCGAGAGACAAAAGGCGCCAAGCTTTTCGCCACTGGCGAGGGCCGGCAAGTACTGCGCTTTTTGGGCATCGCTACCATGCGTTTCAATGCCCCAACACGCCAGCGAATTGTTCACCGACATGATCACGGAACAGGAGTTGTCAATTTTTGAGATCTCCTCCACGGCAATAGCATAAGAAATGGTATCCATGCCGCTCCCGCCGTATTCGGGCGCCACAGTCATCCCCAACAATCCCATCTCGGCCATCATCTTGACCTGCGCCTCAGGGTACGTTTGATGTGTATCCCGTTCGATCACCCCAGGTTTGAGTTCATTCTGTGCAAATTCACGTGTTGCACTACGAATCATGAGTTGTTCTTCAGTGAGGGTAAAATTCATGGCATGCCAGGTAAGCGTTTATACAGAATTTCGATTTCGATCAAGCGCCGGCTTTTGACGATTTCACAGTGCCGTAGCTAAATACATCGACAAGTTAACAGTGTTAAGCAATACCCATATACCGAGATTTTGTTTACCTTACGCCTGGAAAAGATTGAACGAGCGACGCAATACCACCACCACCGTGTCGCCCCAGGCACACTACAGACACAAGCAGTACCCTACCCATGGAAAGCCTGATCGAGTATTTCGCAAACATCCCAACCACCCACCGCACCTTTATTTTGGTGGGCGGCCTGACCATCTTCTGGCTGATCGAAAGCGCCATCCCGCTTTTCTCGTTCACGTACAACAAATGGAAACACGCAGCGGTGAATATTTTCTTCACGCTCACAACCATTGTTGTAAACTTCTCGATGGCCTTCATCCTCGTTAAATCGTCAGATTGGGCTGTTGCAAACGAATTTGGGCTGATTCAGTGGGTCAATATGCCTTTATGGTTATATGCGATTACAGGCATATTATTGATGGATTTGATTGCGGCGTGGCTTGTACACTACGTGGAGCATCGCGTCACCTGGATGTGGAAGTTTCACCTGATTCATCACACGGATCAAAACGTCGATACAACGACAGCAAACCGTCACCACCCCGGCGAAAGCGTATTCCGCTTCGTATTCACCACAATGGCTGTACTGCTGATCGGTGCGCCGATGTGGATGGTATTTCTATACCAAACGATGTCGGTTGTGCTCACACAATTCAACCATTCCAACGTGCGCATGCCGGCATGGCTCGACAATGCATTGGTGCTCGTATTCTGCACGCCTAACATGCATCGGGTCCACCACCACTACCGCATGCCTTACACGGACGCCAATTTTGGCAACATTTTTTCCTTCTGGGATCGACTGTTCGGTACTTACATCGAAGTGGATAATGACAAGCTTCGCTATGGCGTCGACACCTACATGCAGAAAGAGGACGCCGGCAACGTATGGGCCATGCTCAAAATCCCGTTCCAACGCTACCGCCCACGGATTGACTACGAGGAAGAAGAGGTGCTGTAACCGGGCACTGGCAGTTGAGAGAAGTACAGCATAGCAGAGATTGCTGCAGAGGTAATGATGGAGAGATCCTTCGCTTCGCGAAGGATGACCTGGAAAAGGGAGGATGACGACCAATGAGCCCCATGCAGAGATTCTTCATGGGGCTCAGGATAGGTTGCGGGAACGGCTCGTGGGGATTGAGCTGTGCTAACCCTGAAGAGATCTTTCGCACAGCTCAAGATGACAGGAGCAAGGCAGCCTGCCACCCCTCAATCGGCATTCGACAATCGACATTCGACACTAAAAAAGGGCCAGCCTCACCTGAGACTGGCCCTTTGAACGGAAGCAAACTTGTTTAGAACAGCACGCTCATTCCGACGACGAAGAAGCTTCGGGTGACCTCTTCGTTGACAACGTAGTCAACAAAGTCGGGGGCGTAGAGGTCGTCCTGGCGTTCCTGCATCCAGCCCACGTCGATGACAAATTTCTCAGAGAACTTGTATCCGAGGCCGGCAGACAAGTAGGCTTTGTCGCGATTAACCGACGAACCGTCTGTGCCCGTGAGGCGCGTATCAATCGGATCAGGCTGGAAGGCATAACCGGCGCGGAGCATCAGGTTGTTGATGCTGAACTCACCAGCAATGCGTGTATTGATTACCGCCTGAAAATCGTTGCGGATGGTCCGGTTTATGCTGTTGAACAGGTCGCGATCAACATTGGCATCCAGTTCCAGCTGCGTCCAGTCGACAAATTCGATGTCGCCCATTATGGTGAGGCCAGAGACTTCGTACGCAAGGCCGGCGCCAAATCGCCAGGGGGTGGTAATGTCATACTCAAATGTGCCACGGCCAACATCGCCAGACAATCCACCATAACTCAGGAAAGCACCGTTATCAAATTCGGTAGAGATGATGGTATCAAAGCGCTCATCAACCCGATAAAAGGTAGGCGACTCCAGGGTAATACCTACGCGCAGGTCTTTGTTTGCCATCGCAGAAACACCGAGTCGGAGATTGGCACCCACGAGGTCCGAAATGAACCGCTCTTCGTAAGTGACCAGGTCAAACCCGCGCAATTCGTTGTCCCCATCCAACACAATGTAGAGGTCTTCCGTGTTTTCGTTGTTGATATCAAACTCATCGAAGACACTCTGGAACTCGTATGAGCCTACATTGAAATTCAATGCTGCACCAACCATCACGCCTCGCGCAGCTTCAAAAGCACCGCCAAAGCTGAAGTCTTTCATCCGGCCTTCCTGAAACACGTCGCTGGCCTGTTCAATGGTCGAGCCAGGGTTAACAGCCTGATAAAAGAGGCCGTCTCCCGTACCTACGTTTTCAGGCAGAAATTCAATGGCGCCGCCGAGGTATGCAATTTCAGGCAGATCTGAGAAAAAGGCGGGGAAAAAGCTCCCGTTCTCTTCCACCACTTCAAACTCATCATCAAAAGGCAAGAGTACGTCCGTGATCGACCCACTGTTGACCAGGCCGGCAAAGCTCAGCGTGCGCTCAAACGAGTTTGTTTGATTAAACGCCCCACCAATCACCAGTGAACCCTGGTTTGTCGGCACCTTGAATGCGCCGGCAAAGTTGCCCAGGCTTTGGTCCGTCAGTTCCTCTGTGAAAAATTCGGAGCTATTCGGGAAATTTACCTGTGCATCATTTGTGGCTGAGAGAAAACTCAGTGCACCGGATACCTGCGACGTGCGCAAAAAGCCCAGGCCGGCAGGATTTGTATAGAACGCCGAGTAATCAGCCAATCCTGCGCGGCCGGCACCGGCAAGACCAATCGAGCGTGCGCCAGTTGCCGGCAGCCGCTGCGTAAAGAGCAGTGCGTCTTCAGCAGATTGCGCCAGCAAAGATTGTGCGGGGACAAGCAGGAGCAAGCCTGCCAGCACGAGTCCCGTCTTCTTCAACAAAGCAGTCATTAAGCCTTTTTGCGGATGATCGAAACAGTAATTCATGTATGTATAACGATGGATGTTGTATAAAATTGGATCGCGAAAGGGCATAAAAAAGGCCCGTACTAAGGCACGGGCCTTTCCCCGGCTTACGCAATGTGCAAGCAATAAGGTGGTATAAATAAGTCCGTTAGTTACCGCGGCGCGAGCTGCTTCGGCTCGAAGAACCTGAACTCCGGCTGGAAGAACCTGAGCTTCGGCTTGATGAGCCAGAACTTCTGCTCGGCGTAGCCCGGCTGCTTGAGCCAGAGCTTCTGCTCGGTGTTGCCCGGCTGCTAGAGCCTGAGCTTCTTGAGCTAGAGCCACGGCTGCTAGAGCCTGAACTTCTGCTCGGTGTTGCACGGCTACTTGAGCCAGAGCTTCTTGAGCTGGAGCCAGAACTTCTGCTTGGCGTAGCGCGGCTGCTTGAACCAGAGCTTCTTGAGCTGGAGCCACTGCTGCGTGTTGAGCGTGTGGTGCCCGAACTTCTTGAGCTTGATCCGCTCGAACGGGTTGAACGTGTGGAAGAACCACTACTTGACCGCGTGCTGCCGCTGCTACGTGTGGTAGAACCGCTAGAGCGCGTTGAGCGTGTGGAAGAACCACTTGAACGCGTTGACCGTGTAGAAGAACCGCTTGAGCGTGTTGAACGCGTGGAAGAACCACTACTTGACCGCGTGCTGCCGCTGCTACGTGTGGTAGAGCCACTTGAGCGCGTTGAACGCGTGCTGCTCCCAGAGCGAGACGTCCCACGTGTTGTTGTGCCGCTACTCCGCGTAGTGCGGGTAGAGGTACCGGAGCGTGTTGCGCCTGATGAACGTGAGGTAGAGCGTGTGCTGGTTCCGCGGGTTGTTGTGCCGGCAGAACTGCGGGTTGCCCCACTCCGCGTTGTTGAGCGTCCTACGGTACGTGTACCGTCATCGTTTAGTGATGAACGTGTACCACGTCCTACCGATCGGCCAGCACTGCCACGGGTGCTACCACCGCGTGTTGCTGTAGCTGAGCGTGCACGCCGAGAGTTGGCTGCCAGGTAGCCGCCACGTCCCGTTGTACTGCCCCGAGGCCCGTAAGCACGGCCATTATAGTTGTTGCCACGCGAATAGTAGTAAGGCGAATAGTGTCCCAAGTGGGCATAGACGCCAAACCCGGTATAGCCGCCGTAGTAGCCGTATCCATAGCGCGGATAGCCATATCCATAACCACCATATCCGTAGCCGCCGCCATACCCATACGCATAGTAGTGGTTAAACGGTGAATAGTAGTAAGAAGAGTACCCGTACCATGGATCCCAGTAATCGTAGAAGGGATCGTAAACGGTGTAAGAAGAATACCGTGGTCCGTAGTACCAGGAATCATAGTAGCTGTGGCCGCCCCATGGACGGTAGAACCGGTTGAAATAACGCCCGTAACTGCGTGGCGTATTGTACGAATAGTATTCGTCTTCGTAGTAATGACGTTCTACAACGGATCCGTCATCATACTCTTCAACCTCCACGTAAGCCGGCTCACGATCGTATTCGTCGTAATCCTCATACTCGGATGCAGCCAACTGCGTGTAACAGCCGGACAGGCCAATGGCCATCACTCCGATTAGAAAAACATTTAAGGGGAGGGTTGCAATACGCTCCAGGAGCATTTTTTTCATATTGGCACCTGACAAGACAGCGTGAGATAACAGGTTTGTAGCACGTTCCATGGTAGTAGGCGTTTAGTATGGATGCTGGCCACTCTTATAAAAAGCGCTTCACATTTTAATGTACAGGATAGGTATCGGGTTTCAAAGCCGGCTGGACAAGCCCAGAAGGTACTCTTGGCGCAAGTGTTATCTTCCTTTAGTACAGAAACACTCCACACACGTGGCTAGTTGTACCGGCTGTTTCACTGGAATCATGCAGGATTCCAATTTATTCCGATTTCCTGTCTACCCTATTCATCAAATACCGGGCCGCTCAGCAAAAACGTCGTTTTTGAGGCTTTTTGAGGGGTTTGTATATAGCGGTTGTACTGGAAAAACACCATCTAGTGTATACTATGGCTGACGCTATCACGCCCCGCTCCAAAGACTACGCCCAATGGTACATCGACGTTGTCCGTCGTTCCAAACTGGCTGATTACTCCCCCGTACGCGGTTCGATGATCATTCGGCCCAATGGATTTGCCCTCTGGGAGAACGTAAAAAATGCCCTCGATGGCATGTTAAAAGAGACAGGGCATGAAAACGCATACTTCCCGCTGCTCATCCCTGAATCTTTCCTCTCTAAAGAAGCAGAGCACGTCGAAGGGTTTGCCAAAGAATGTGCAGTTGTCACGCACTCGCGCCTGAAAGTGAATGAAGAAGGCAACGGCGTGGTGCCGGATCCAGCGTCTCGCCTCGAAGAAAACCTGATTATTCGTCCAACCAGTGAAACGGTTATTTGGGACACGTACAGCAAATGGATACAGTCTTGGCGCGACCTGCCCATCCTGATCAACCAGTGGGCAAACGTGGTACGGTGGGAAATGCGGACACGCCTTTTCCTGCGTACCATGGAATTCCTGTGGCAGGAAGGCCACACCGCACACGCCACCCAAGAGGAAGCGCTCGAAGAAACGAGCATGATTCTCGACCTTTATGGCAAACTGGCAGAAGACTATATGGCGATGCCGGTCATCAAGGGGCGCAAATCTGCAAGCGAGCGGTTTGCCGGCGCTGTGGATACGCTGTGTATCGAAGCGCTCATGCAAGACGGCAAAGCCCTGCAAGCCGGCACCAGCCACTTCCTCGGCCAGAATTTCGCCAAGGCGTTCGGCTGCCAATTCCAGAACAAGGAAAACGAACTCGAATACGTATGGGCCACCTCCTGGGGTGTATCTACCCGGTTGATAGGCGGGCTGATTATGACGCACGCGGATGATCAGGGCCTCGTATTACCGCCAAAGCTTGCACCAACGCAAGTGGTGCTTGTGCCTATTCTTCGGAAAGATGGCTCAGCAGAAGTGCTCGAAGCCGGCGACAAAATTGTTGCAGAGCTGAAGGCTGCCGGCATCAGCGTCAAGTTCGATACGCGCGAAGGCTATCGCCCGGGCTGGAAATTTGCCGAGTATGAAGTACAGGGTGTGCCCATCCGCCTTGCCCTTGGGCCCCGCGACGTACAAAACGGCATGATTGAAATGGCGCGCCGAGACACCTTCGAAAAAGAGTCGGTGCCCCAGGATGGCCTCGTTGCCCGCATCAAGGAGACGCTGGATGCGATCCAGAAGAACCTGTTTGACCGCGCTTTGAAATTCCGGGAGGAGCATACCACGATCGTGAACTCCTACGATGAATTTAAAGAAGTCATTAACGACAAAGGTGGCTTTGTGCTCGCCCACTGGGATGGCTCAGAGGAAACGGAAGCGAAAATTAAGCAGGACACCAAAGCCACGATCCGCTGTATTCCGTTTGCGCAGGCTGCAGAAGCTGGCGAAGACATGATTTCAGGTGAGCCGTCCATCGGCCGGGTCTACTTCGCGAAGTCTTACTAGGTACATCTGTGTCGTTTGTGCGGGATAAAAAGGCAACTAAATCTTTTACAAAAGATCCCGTACGCTTCCGGGGTCAATCTCCTTGCGCTTACCTAAGAGGGCAGTTACATTAGACATGCTATTGCGTGCTAACGTACTGTCTTATGTCTGATACAAACCCTGATTCCATCGACCAGGAAACTGTCACCCGCCTCCTAAATGCCGTTCAGGAGGGAGACGAACGTGCGATGGACAAACTTTTTGGCAAGGTCTACGAAGAGCTGCATAAACTCGCCAAAGCGAACAGGCGCAACTGGGTTGGTGGCGACTATACAATGAATACTACCGCACTCGTACACGAAGCGTACATCAAGCTCGCCGGCCAGAAAAACCAGAACTGGGACAACCGCAATCACTTCATGATGGTCGCATCAAAAGCCATGCGCCACATCATGATCAATTACGCAAACAAGCGGCGCACCAAAAAACGCGGTGGTGACATACAAAAGGTATCTATTCCTGATCAAGACCACGCACTCAAAGATGAGATCGCGTTAACAGACGACCAGGCTGACAAATTCTGGGCAATCGAAAATGCCCTTAAAAAGCTGGAAAAAGAGCAGCCAAGAAAGGTCCAGATCATCGAATGCAAGTTTTTTGGGGGGATGTCGAACGAAGAAACGGCCACCGCCCTCGGCATTTCTATATCCACCGTAAAGCGTGATTGGGCCATGGCCCAGGCCTGGTTGTATCGGGAAGCAAAAGAAGAGTTGGATTAATGTGATCCTTTTCTTTCGTAAACACTGTGTATAAGTGCAGGAGCCTTATGGCACAATTTATTTGTGAGGCCGGCAGCAACCGCAAGCTGGCTTCCAAACCGCACAGTATACTTACCCGAATTGCTACCTTATGGAAAACGTCGATTGGGAAGTTCTAGCAGATCTTTTTCAAAAAGCGCTCGATACGCCGGCGTCAAAACGCAAAGCGTTTATCGATGAGGCATGCGCAGATAACACTGCGCTCAAGGCAGAACTCCAATCGCTGTTAACCAACTTCGAAGAAGCACCAGACTTCTTCAACAGCCTGGGCGATGTCGTACCCGGGCTTCAGCCAAACGATAACGGTAACATCGACCCCTATCAGTTCATCGGGACGCAGATCAAGCAGTACCGCATCACCGAACTCATTGGGACGGGTGGCATGGGGTTAGTGTACAGGGCGCAAGACGTTGAACTTAACCGGCACGTTGCACTCAAATTCCTGCCCCCCGAACTGAGCAACGACACGCACGCACGAGAACGCTTTATTACAGAAGCGCGCGCAGCCTCGCAGCTTGACCACCCAAACATCTGCACCATTTATCAGATTGACCGCACACCAAACGGGCGGATTTTCATTGCGATGGCTTTTTATGAAGGGGAAACCTTGAAAGCCAAACTCAAGCGCGGCGAGGTAACACCTGAAGATGCCATCGATTACGCCATGCAAATCTGTCGTGGCCTCGACAAAGCACATGAGGCCAGCATTGTGCATCGCGATATCAAGCCGGCGAATTTGATGGTAACCAACGATGGCGTCATCAAAATCCTCGACTTCGGCCTTGCCAAAATTGCAGACCAGCAGCTTACCCGATCCGGCCATACAATGGGCACGGCGGCATACATGAGCCCGGAGCAAGCACGCGGCGACAAGGTAGATCATCGCACAGATATCTGGTCCGTAGGGGTATTGCTTTACGAAATGCTCGCTGGAGAGCGTCCGTTTAAAGGCAGCAATCCGCAGTCGGTCATTTACAATATTATCAATGAAGAACCGTCTACGCCGGCGCAACATGCTATCGCCCCGCTCGGGCTTCAAAACGTAATCAACAAAAGCCTTTCCAAGCCACTTGCCAAACGCTATGCCAGTGTAGCAACCCTGATTCGGGATATCGAATTGGCTGTACACTTTCCCGTCGTTGAGCAAACGAAAACACGGGTTGAAAAAAGGCGCCCCCTTGCCGGCGTATTGGTTGCGCTCGGCTTGCTCGTCGCAGTGACCTCCTTCTGGTTTATGACAGGCAAAGAAAC
It encodes the following:
- a CDS encoding cobalamin-binding protein, with product MISALSIRRTPERIVCLTEEPTEILYLLGEAERIVGITAYTERPAHAKKEKPVVSAFVGGSVERIKALKPDLVIGFSDVQADYANKLIKENLQVVIFNQRSIAEILQVILMIGRLVGANDRAEALVDTYVARINTFKANTPAVRPRVYFEEWDDPKISAIQWVSELISLAGGENIFANRAAGAASAARHVTSQEVIAANPDLFIGCWCGKKLDHDAVYARPGWQNIAAIQNKQVHEMDPAIILQPGPACLTDGLDALASLIAGATPESS
- a CDS encoding T9SS type A sorting domain-containing protein, coding for MLQQLLPISTRDQTSSRFSHKPSFFKTSLFSALFALALSTGFTTSAQAQSAKGLDNNRQDRIHASCDGVFVEQNGLVIMEVESAPVSDDWTFRTDLTGYTGTGYYEWKYDNPNNVIDSAGGGILTYPIQITQTGVYRFLYRTAAPHPTEHNDAFIRFRDNEVEARTEGGDVIDLGQDTWFKVYQGRGNDEWNYAAHTEDGPHQVYALIDTPGTYRLEVSGRSTLFKMDRMSLYHFDTVSYGVATNISTGESQCLLPVELTSFSGLVDGDAVALSWTTASELNNAGFDVEFSTAADGEFSKVGFVPGNGVSEEDISYQFRHTFAGFEGQTAYYRLKQVDFDGAFEYSDVVAVNLPVASATRLHPAYPNPFNPTTTIAFTLPIESEIKLTVYDAMGRQVKELFSGTLPAGYHTQAFQANDLANGTYMYRLETGAQVLTGSVLLLK
- a CDS encoding acyl-CoA dehydrogenase; the encoded protein is MNFTLTEEQLMIRSATREFAQNELKPGVIERDTHQTYPEAQVKMMAEMGLLGMTVAPEYGGSGMDTISYAIAVEEISKIDNSCSVIMSVNNSLACWGIETHGSDAQKAQYLPALASGEKLGAFCLSEPEAGSDATQQHTKAEDHGDYYLLNGVKNWITNGKKAGVYIVMAQTYPEKKHRGVNAFIVEADWEGVSTGPKEDKLGIRSSDTSSVMFKDVKVPKANRIGEDGFGFTHAMQTLDVGRIGIAAQAVGIAAGAYELSLAYAKEREAFGKSIIKHQAIAFKLADMATQIEAARMMVYRAAWLKDQGKSYNRAAAMAKVYASEVAMAATVEAVQVHGGYGFVKEYHVERLMRDAKITQIYEGTSEIQRLVISRSINKGQPYISVEG
- a CDS encoding sterol desaturase family protein produces the protein MESLIEYFANIPTTHRTFILVGGLTIFWLIESAIPLFSFTYNKWKHAAVNIFFTLTTIVVNFSMAFILVKSSDWAVANEFGLIQWVNMPLWLYAITGILLMDLIAAWLVHYVEHRVTWMWKFHLIHHTDQNVDTTTANRHHPGESVFRFVFTTMAVLLIGAPMWMVFLYQTMSVVLTQFNHSNVRMPAWLDNALVLVFCTPNMHRVHHHYRMPYTDANFGNIFSFWDRLFGTYIEVDNDKLRYGVDTYMQKEDAGNVWAMLKIPFQRYRPRIDYEEEEVL
- a CDS encoding outer membrane protein transport protein, with product MNYCFDHPQKGLMTALLKKTGLVLAGLLLLVPAQSLLAQSAEDALLFTQRLPATGARSIGLAGAGRAGLADYSAFYTNPAGLGFLRTSQVSGALSFLSATNDAQVNFPNSSEFFTEELTDQSLGNFAGAFKVPTNQGSLVIGGAFNQTNSFERTLSFAGLVNSGSITDVLLPFDDEFEVVEENGSFFPAFFSDLPEIAYLGGAIEFLPENVGTGDGLFYQAVNPGSTIEQASDVFQEGRMKDFSFGGAFEAARGVMVGAALNFNVGSYEFQSVFDEFDINNENTEDLYIVLDGDNELRGFDLVTYEERFISDLVGANLRLGVSAMANKDLRVGITLESPTFYRVDERFDTIISTEFDNGAFLSYGGLSGDVGRGTFEYDITTPWRFGAGLAYEVSGLTIMGDIEFVDWTQLELDANVDRDLFNSINRTIRNDFQAVINTRIAGEFSINNLMLRAGYAFQPDPIDTRLTGTDGSSVNRDKAYLSAGLGYKFSEKFVIDVGWMQERQDDLYAPDFVDYVVNEEVTRSFFVVGMSVLF
- the proS gene encoding proline--tRNA ligase, whose amino-acid sequence is MADAITPRSKDYAQWYIDVVRRSKLADYSPVRGSMIIRPNGFALWENVKNALDGMLKETGHENAYFPLLIPESFLSKEAEHVEGFAKECAVVTHSRLKVNEEGNGVVPDPASRLEENLIIRPTSETVIWDTYSKWIQSWRDLPILINQWANVVRWEMRTRLFLRTMEFLWQEGHTAHATQEEALEETSMILDLYGKLAEDYMAMPVIKGRKSASERFAGAVDTLCIEALMQDGKALQAGTSHFLGQNFAKAFGCQFQNKENELEYVWATSWGVSTRLIGGLIMTHADDQGLVLPPKLAPTQVVLVPILRKDGSAEVLEAGDKIVAELKAAGISVKFDTREGYRPGWKFAEYEVQGVPIRLALGPRDVQNGMIEMARRDTFEKESVPQDGLVARIKETLDAIQKNLFDRALKFREEHTTIVNSYDEFKEVINDKGGFVLAHWDGSEETEAKIKQDTKATIRCIPFAQAAEAGEDMISGEPSIGRVYFAKSY
- a CDS encoding sigma-70 family RNA polymerase sigma factor, which encodes MSDTNPDSIDQETVTRLLNAVQEGDERAMDKLFGKVYEELHKLAKANRRNWVGGDYTMNTTALVHEAYIKLAGQKNQNWDNRNHFMMVASKAMRHIMINYANKRRTKKRGGDIQKVSIPDQDHALKDEIALTDDQADKFWAIENALKKLEKEQPRKVQIIECKFFGGMSNEETATALGISISTVKRDWAMAQAWLYREAKEELD